One Kitasatospora sp. MAP12-44 DNA segment encodes these proteins:
- a CDS encoding helix-turn-helix transcriptional regulator, producing the protein MRETVGELVRRLRRARGWSQRRLAEALADAAPGRIPPTRNDVSRWEIGTRSPWEWLPFLALVLEVPRELLEAAKAVQPPESAPRMLTVADFLPEGDPLSPLSARTGRRIGAGQVTDLAQRVHGLRLADDVVYGKDLIAPALRELRAAVTLYREGTHTEQVGRELLRAIGELAQIAGWVASDAGEHAEAERIYRLGISAARAAGDGVLSGNVAGSLAYQWSNTGRATDAVDLAAAAVAEAGPDAPAKARALYLDRVAWAHTRAGQDRPAMNALGEASEALAQDSAGTESPSYLYWMDAGELQVMEARVYTELHRPLRAVPLLTDVLGRYDASHARELALYLSWLAVAYADANEPEAAAGTAGRMLSLGQSGSERTTERARIVMDRLRAFRSVPEVAELLAS; encoded by the coding sequence GTGCGGGAGACGGTCGGGGAACTGGTCAGGCGGCTGCGCCGGGCGCGCGGTTGGAGTCAGCGGCGGCTCGCCGAGGCGCTGGCCGATGCTGCTCCCGGGCGGATCCCTCCGACGCGAAACGACGTGTCCCGCTGGGAGATCGGCACTCGGTCCCCCTGGGAGTGGCTGCCCTTCCTGGCGCTGGTGCTGGAGGTTCCCCGCGAGCTGCTGGAAGCGGCGAAGGCAGTCCAGCCCCCCGAGTCCGCGCCGCGCATGTTGACCGTGGCCGACTTCCTGCCCGAGGGCGATCCGCTGTCCCCGTTGAGCGCCCGTACGGGCCGTCGGATCGGGGCTGGGCAGGTGACCGACCTGGCTCAGCGGGTCCACGGCCTGCGGCTGGCCGACGACGTGGTGTACGGGAAGGACTTGATCGCCCCGGCCCTGCGGGAACTGCGGGCGGCGGTCACGCTCTACCGCGAGGGCACCCACACCGAGCAGGTGGGCCGTGAACTGCTACGGGCGATTGGCGAGTTGGCGCAGATCGCCGGTTGGGTCGCATCCGATGCGGGCGAGCATGCCGAGGCGGAGCGGATCTACCGGCTCGGGATCAGTGCCGCCCGTGCCGCCGGGGACGGCGTGCTGTCGGGGAACGTGGCGGGCTCGCTGGCCTACCAGTGGAGCAACACCGGACGGGCAACCGACGCGGTAGACCTGGCTGCCGCCGCAGTGGCAGAGGCCGGTCCCGATGCTCCGGCGAAAGCCCGCGCGCTGTACTTGGACCGGGTGGCCTGGGCGCACACCCGCGCCGGCCAGGACCGCCCTGCGATGAATGCCCTCGGGGAAGCCAGCGAGGCCCTGGCCCAGGACTCGGCCGGCACCGAGTCACCGTCGTACCTGTACTGGATGGACGCCGGGGAACTCCAGGTCATGGAGGCCCGCGTCTACACCGAGCTGCACCGGCCACTTCGCGCCGTACCGCTGCTGACGGACGTCCTGGGCCGTTACGACGCCAGTCACGCGAGGGAGTTGGCGCTGTACCTGTCCTGGCTGGCCGTGGCCTACGCCGACGCGAACGAGCCCGAGGCCGCAGCCGGGACTGCTGGCCGGATGCTCTCCCTGGGGCAGAGCGGCAGCGAGCGCACCACCGAGCGCGCACGGATCGTGATGGACAGGCTGCGAGCGTTCCGCAGCGTTCCCGAAGTCGCCGAGCTGCTGGCGTCCTGA